A window from Vicinamibacteria bacterium encodes these proteins:
- a CDS encoding YciI family protein has translation MSEFIYLYRSGEQEHRQSMGSPEQIQKTMQKWMAWMKELGDKGYIKDPGQPLERTGKVVKGKQKTVTDGPYAETKDVVGGYTLVEAKDLAQAVELSYGCPILESGGLVEVRPVRKM, from the coding sequence ATGAGCGAGTTCATTTACCTTTACCGAAGCGGCGAGCAGGAGCACCGTCAGTCCATGGGGTCCCCGGAGCAAATACAGAAGACGATGCAGAAGTGGATGGCCTGGATGAAAGAGCTGGGGGATAAGGGCTACATCAAGGATCCCGGCCAGCCACTCGAACGCACCGGCAAGGTCGTAAAGGGAAAACAGAAGACCGTCACCGACGGCCCGTACGCGGAGACGAAGGATGTCGTCGGCGGTTACACGCTCGTGGAAGCGAAGGATCTTGCACAGGCGGTGGAGCTCTCCTACGGCTGCCCGATCCTCGAGAGCGGTGGTCTCGTCGAGGTGCGGCCCGTCCGGAAGATGTAG
- a CDS encoding DUF6596 domain-containing protein has product MELSEHLFRHEAARMVAVLTRIFGIHNLGLAEDVVQDAFCRALEVWPFRGLPANPSAWLMTTAKNRALDVLRRDRTRRTFAPELGRMLETEWTLTPVVEELFGAHAIKDDQLRMMFSCCHPRLGEPAQVALVLHILCGFGASEIASAFLSSEAAIEKRIGRAKKVLARSKRLFDLTNQADLSGRLSAVQRALYLLFNEGYHGASAESAVRVDLCREAMRLGALLREHPLASTPSTFALSALMCLHAARLPARVDGSGGLTSLFDQDRSLWDAGLLAEGQRLLETSASGQELTEYHVEAAIAAVHARARCSEETAWGQIVSLYDTLMTIRPSPVVALNRAIAVAEHEGPERGLEELSAIKDRDRLAAYPFYPAALGELEFRRGRHRIAGEHFRAALALARNSMESRFLEQRVNACEEGAPEHRR; this is encoded by the coding sequence GTGGAGCTGAGCGAGCATCTATTCCGGCACGAGGCGGCACGTATGGTCGCCGTTCTCACACGGATCTTCGGAATCCACAATCTAGGGCTGGCCGAGGACGTTGTTCAAGACGCCTTCTGCCGCGCCTTGGAGGTGTGGCCATTCCGCGGCCTGCCCGCGAACCCGTCCGCCTGGCTCATGACGACCGCCAAGAATCGGGCCCTCGACGTTCTCCGGCGGGATCGCACCCGGCGCACTTTTGCTCCCGAGCTCGGGCGGATGCTCGAGACGGAATGGACGCTGACCCCCGTCGTCGAGGAGCTCTTTGGAGCGCACGCGATCAAGGACGATCAACTGCGCATGATGTTCTCCTGTTGCCATCCCCGGCTGGGCGAGCCGGCCCAGGTCGCCCTGGTGCTCCACATCCTGTGCGGCTTCGGAGCGAGCGAGATCGCGAGTGCGTTCCTGAGCAGCGAGGCCGCAATCGAGAAGCGCATCGGGCGCGCGAAGAAAGTGCTAGCGAGATCGAAGAGGCTGTTCGACCTCACGAACCAAGCGGATCTGTCGGGCCGCCTATCCGCGGTCCAGCGGGCGCTCTACCTCCTCTTCAATGAGGGCTACCACGGTGCGTCAGCGGAGTCGGCGGTGCGGGTTGACCTCTGCCGGGAGGCGATGCGTCTGGGGGCGCTGCTCCGGGAGCACCCTCTGGCGTCGACGCCATCCACGTTCGCGCTCTCGGCCCTGATGTGCCTGCACGCGGCACGCCTGCCCGCGCGCGTCGACGGCTCCGGTGGCCTCACCTCGCTTTTCGACCAGGATCGATCGCTATGGGATGCGGGGCTCCTGGCCGAAGGCCAGAGGCTCCTTGAGACCTCGGCCTCGGGTCAGGAGCTGACGGAGTACCACGTGGAGGCCGCGATCGCGGCGGTTCACGCGAGGGCGCGCTGCTCGGAGGAGACAGCGTGGGGCCAGATCGTCTCTCTCTACGACACGCTGATGACGATTCGGCCATCACCGGTCGTGGCCCTTAATCGAGCCATCGCCGTCGCCGAGCACGAGGGCCCCGAGCGCGGGCTAGAGGAACTCAGCGCGATCAAAGACCGCGATCGCCTTGCCGCCTACCCGTTCTACCCCGCGGCGCTCGGGGAGCTCGAGTTTCGTCGCGGGAGGCACCGGATCGCCGGCGAGCACTTTAGAGCGGCGCTCGCGCTCGCCCGCAACTCCATGGAAAGCCGATTCCTGGAGCAGCGCGTGAACGCCTGCGAAGAGGGCGCTCCCGAGCACAGACGGTAG
- a CDS encoding PAS domain S-box protein — MTDKALEAARNRVVRDALAPLAAGVAILQGLLAFGHYLLPGRASSLLAAIDAGSAALFAGFRFALGRRPLPDRWAHPVAFTWGLLLVLIVLVHLRLLADPLETLMLMLVVIGGGSFMLSFPWYGSFAAVSLLGWALLMASLGLPTGSVRSGFALVGSAVVAAIILRVRLRTLQRLETLREQDEGRRQEVEDFNRRLGDALAEVLREQSLHQTIADNFPNGAFALFNKDLKYTLAGGLGLPALGLSRDGLEGKTLRELFPADVSDRLEPAHRATLEGQSSTLDLPVANRIYQVHFVPVRGESGEAYAGLLMTQDVTEARLTAESLRESEETHRLLFEQSPLPMWVADRETLRFLAVNEAAVREYGYSRPELLELTLEDVRSPSPSSGAPPEPADDATGQGIPRPEIHRRKDHSLFDVEVVSHSIAFGEWPALLAIVNDVTERKQMAAERERIIAELKEALASVKTLRGLIPICASCKKIRDDQGYWSQVEVYVRDRSEAQFSHGICPDCRKKIYGR, encoded by the coding sequence GTGACAGACAAGGCGCTAGAAGCCGCGCGTAACCGGGTGGTGCGGGACGCCCTGGCACCCCTCGCCGCCGGCGTCGCCATCCTCCAGGGCCTTCTGGCCTTCGGTCACTACCTCTTACCCGGCAGGGCCTCCAGCCTCCTCGCCGCGATCGACGCCGGCTCCGCGGCCCTCTTTGCTGGTTTCCGATTCGCGCTGGGTCGACGGCCCCTTCCCGACCGTTGGGCCCACCCGGTGGCCTTCACTTGGGGGCTTCTCCTCGTTCTCATCGTCCTCGTCCACCTGCGCCTGCTCGCCGATCCGCTTGAAACGCTGATGCTCATGCTGGTCGTGATCGGCGGCGGCTCCTTCATGCTGTCCTTCCCGTGGTACGGCTCGTTCGCGGCCGTGTCCCTCCTGGGCTGGGCCCTCCTCATGGCATCGCTGGGCTTGCCGACCGGCAGCGTCCGCTCCGGCTTCGCCCTCGTGGGCTCGGCCGTGGTCGCCGCGATCATATTGCGGGTCCGCCTCCGTACCCTCCAGAGGCTGGAGACTCTGCGGGAACAGGACGAGGGCCGGCGACAGGAAGTGGAAGACTTCAACCGGAGGCTCGGCGATGCCCTCGCCGAGGTGCTGCGGGAACAGAGCCTGCACCAGACCATCGCGGACAACTTCCCCAACGGTGCCTTTGCCCTCTTCAACAAAGACCTCAAGTACACGCTGGCTGGGGGCCTCGGCCTACCCGCGCTCGGTCTCTCGCGGGATGGCCTCGAGGGCAAGACCCTGCGTGAGCTCTTCCCCGCCGACGTGTCCGATCGCCTGGAGCCGGCCCACCGGGCGACCCTCGAGGGACAGTCCAGCACGCTCGACCTTCCTGTCGCAAACCGGATCTACCAAGTCCACTTCGTGCCCGTGCGGGGCGAGTCGGGAGAGGCCTATGCCGGGCTCCTCATGACCCAGGACGTCACGGAGGCCCGCCTGACCGCGGAAAGCCTGCGCGAATCTGAGGAGACGCATCGCCTCCTCTTCGAACAGAGCCCGCTCCCCATGTGGGTGGCGGACCGCGAGACTCTCCGCTTCCTGGCTGTCAACGAGGCGGCGGTGCGCGAGTACGGTTACTCCCGGCCCGAACTCCTCGAGTTGACCCTAGAGGACGTCCGCTCTCCGAGCCCGAGCTCCGGGGCTCCCCCCGAGCCTGCCGACGACGCGACCGGGCAGGGGATCCCGCGTCCGGAGATTCACCGGAGAAAGGACCACAGCCTATTCGACGTGGAAGTCGTCTCCCACTCCATTGCCTTCGGAGAGTGGCCGGCCCTCCTCGCGATCGTCAATGATGTGACGGAACGCAAGCAGATGGCCGCGGAGCGGGAGCGGATCATCGCCGAGCTCAAGGAGGCCTTGGCGAGCGTCAAGACCCTCCGGGGACTCATTCCCATCTGCGCCTCCTGCAAGAAGATCCGAGACGACCAGGGCTACTGGAGCCAGGTGGAGGTGTACGTACGGGATCGCTCCGAGGCTCAGTTCTCCCACGGCATCTGCCCCGACTGCCGGAAGAAGATCTACGGGAGATGA
- a CDS encoding SRPBCC domain-containing protein, translated as MKLDVDIDEYLESPPPEVWKALTDPVLLARWLMPNDFEAQVGKRFTFAPDCPTSWEGSVACEVLELVPVRRMVWSWQTKGMEHPTRVIFELSASGTGTRLRLRHTGEADEPIVRDLKGGWPGKVASLKDLAI; from the coding sequence GTGAAGCTGGACGTGGACATAGACGAATATCTCGAAAGCCCGCCCCCGGAGGTGTGGAAGGCTCTCACGGACCCGGTTCTGCTCGCCCGCTGGCTCATGCCCAACGACTTTGAGGCGCAGGTGGGCAAGCGCTTCACCTTCGCGCCCGATTGCCCGACCTCCTGGGAGGGGAGTGTCGCCTGCGAGGTGCTCGAGCTTGTACCCGTCCGGCGTATGGTCTGGAGCTGGCAGACGAAGGGCATGGAGCACCCGACGCGCGTGATCTTCGAGCTGAGCGCGAGCGGGACGGGCACGCGCCTTCGCCTTCGTCACACGGGCGAGGCCGACGAGCCCATCGTGCGGGACCTCAAGGGTGGCTGGCCGGGGAAAGTGGCGAGTTTGAAGGATCTTGCTATTTAA
- a CDS encoding metalloregulator ArsR/SmtB family transcription factor: MLEPRQEVFHAVVDPNRRRLLHFLTAGERPVQELVDRFELSFSAISQHLKVLRKAGLVGRRRQGRSQLYSLRPEPLKDLHDWTEIYQSAWREHLGRLRSLLEEKGRGGGSPDT, from the coding sequence GTGCTCGAGCCTCGCCAGGAGGTCTTTCATGCGGTCGTCGATCCAAATCGGCGACGGCTTCTGCACTTCCTCACGGCAGGCGAGCGCCCGGTGCAGGAACTCGTCGACCGGTTCGAACTCTCGTTTTCGGCCATCTCCCAGCACCTGAAGGTCTTGCGGAAGGCGGGCTTGGTGGGCCGGCGACGCCAGGGCAGGAGCCAGCTTTACAGCCTGAGGCCGGAGCCCCTGAAGGATCTCCACGATTGGACGGAGATCTATCAGAGCGCCTGGCGCGAGCATCTGGGTCGGCTCCGCTCTCTCTTGGAGGAAAAAGGCCGAGGCGGTGGGTCACCAGACACTTAA